The nucleotide sequence TTACTGCGTTATCAGCACAACCAACTCTATCCAGAGTCCACCATTATTATCGAGTTTTTAGATAACACCTTTCCCAATAACACTCAGTTATTATTGCGCGAACAGCCCAATAATCTTGCCACTCGGCTGTGGGATAGATTGGTGGATTTTGAACTCAATGAAGGTTTATGCTTGTATGACAAACACAGCAACACCAACAATCAATTAGAACAACAAGCGCAGCTTAGGAACATACGCCTATTCCTGCTGCGACTTGAACAGCAACTAACAACGCATTATTGGCTATGTGGTGATAGCTTATCCTTAGCCGATTGCGCGCTCATTCCCTGCATACACCACCCACTAATACTGAATGAAATTCGCGACTTGGAACATTTAAGCCGTTATCGCCAGCAAAGCTTAGTGCGCGGCGCTTGGATGCTAGTCAGTGATGAAATTGAACAAGCTCGCTCAGCCCATGCCGCAGGCTTAGCCATTCCGCCATTAAACTAATTGCAGCAGCTATTTTTTAAGTATTTTGCTGCTTTTTCACCTGTAAAAACTCTTTCCACTTAACCACTTCTGGCGGTAACTCCGGCGCCGGGCCATGATAATTGGCTGCGGTCACTAAGGTTTCGATTGGCACTTGGCGACGATCGCACACAAATACTCCGCGCAGATGCGCAATACAATGCAATCCGCGCTCACTCACAAACCTTTGTTCAATATAAAAATACTTTTCATCCCAGCCGACTAACTTAGTATCGATAGTAAATTTAGCCAACGGCTTAATGTCCTTGATATAAGTAAATTCCGCCGCATTGACTATTGGCATCCACTTAAGTTTGAGGAATTTTTTTAATAAGCCCATGTCAGCCAGCATGTAAGTACGGGCTAAATCCATAAAGGCTGGATAGCGGGAATTAGTGAGATGAAAATTGATATCGCAATCCGTTGGCAGCGCGCGATAACTAATGCTGCTGGTATCCAAAAAACCAATATTGCCACTGTGGCGCACTCGCCACAAAAACAGCCATATCAGGCGAAAATATAAGTTCATGGAACGTCCTTGCAGAGGTGAAAAGCTAACCATTAGCCAAAGGCTCACAGGCTAACAGAGGTCTTACCACACAACAAGTGTGAAATCAGTCACATTTATCCATGAAAAATGCCAGTGCGAGCACTGGCATAAGAGTCATAGCAATGAAACTCGCGCGAATGACTTAGTCTTGGGTTTCTATGATGCCGGAATGACGCAATAAGGCATCAATGCTCGGCTCGCGGCCACGAAAACGCGTGAACAACTCCATCGGCTCTTCACTGCCACCCATTTCTAAAATATGAGTTAAGAAGTCGGCGCCTGTGTGCGGGTTAAAAATACCCTCGTCCTCAAAACGCGAGAAAGCATCAGCCGATAACACTTCTGCCCACTTATAGCTGTAGTAACCTGCCGCATAACCACCCGCAAAAATATGGGCAAAACTATGCTGGAAGCGGTTAAACGCAGGCGGGAATACCACGGCCACTTGCTTGCGCACATCATCAAGAACCGCTTGCACTTTGGCGCCTTGCGCTGGGTCATATTCATAATGCAAACGGAAATCAAATAAAGACAATTCGATTTGACGCAGCATCATCATGGCAGATTGGAAATTCTTAGCCGCCAGCATCTTATCTAACATGACTTGCGGTAATGGCTCGCCGGTTTGATAGTGACCAGAAATCTCAACTAACGCTTCTTTTGACCAGCACCAGTTTTCCATGAATTGACTAGGTAATTCAACGGCATCCCAAGGCACACCGTTGATGCCAGACACACCGCCAACCTCTATCTTAGTCAGCATATGATGAATGCCATGGCCAAATTCATGGAATAAGGTAGTCACTTCATCATGGGTAAATAAGGCAGGTTTTCCGTCAACGGGCGCATTAAAGTTACAGGTCAGATAGGCTACAGGTAATTGCAACTGTTCACCGTCAAGACGACGAACTTTACACTCATCCATCCAAGCGCCACCACGTTTGCCGCTGCGAGCATAGAGGTCTAAATAAAAACTGCCACGCAGAATATTGCTAGCATCATAAATGTGGAAGAAACGCACATCTTTATGCCATTTATCAACGTCTTTTTGCTCTTCAATGCGCAGACCAAACAACTGCGACACAGTAAAGAATAAGCCTGATAATACCTTGTCTTCAGGGAAGTAAAGGCGCAATTCTTCCTGAGAGATTTCGTACTTATGCTCTTGTAACTTCTCAGCGTAATAGCTTAAATCCCACGAGGCTAACTCAGTCACACCATAGGTTTGCGCGGCAAATGATTTAAGCTCGGCTAAGTCAGCTTGCCCTTGAGCTTTACTGCGCAGCGCCAATTCATTTAAGAAGCTAATGACTTGCTCTGGAGTATCGGCCATTTTAGTGGCTAACGACTTTTCAGCGTAATTAGCAAAACCCAGTAAGTTGGCAAGTTCATGGCGCAGCGCAACAATTTCATCCATTAAGGCTGAGTTGTCATATTGACCCGCAAACGGCCCTTGATCTGAAGCGCGCGTAACATAGGCGCTATACATTTCTTGGCGTAAGTCGCGGTTATCGCTGTAAGTCATCACCGGCATGTAAGATGGGAAATCTAAGGTAAATACCCAGCCGCTTAACTCTTTTTCTTCAGCCATGGCTTTAGCCGCGGCGATTGCCGATTCTGGTAAGCCCGCCAATAGCGTTTCATCGACTATCTGCTTTTGCCAAGCTTCAGTGGCATCTAATAACTGGTTTGAAAACTGACTGGTGATTTCTGATAAGCGCTTAGCAATTTCGCCGTATCGTTTTTTACCAGCGTCATCTAAGCCTAT is from Shewanella sp. SNU WT4 and encodes:
- a CDS encoding glutathione S-transferase family protein, translated to MDLYYHPLSRYSQKVLIALYEKQANFYPRIIELSDPLARQDYRKLSPTGKLPLLRYQHNQLYPESTIIIEFLDNTFPNNTQLLLREQPNNLATRLWDRLVDFELNEGLCLYDKHSNTNNQLEQQAQLRNIRLFLLRLEQQLTTHYWLCGDSLSLADCALIPCIHHPLILNEIRDLEHLSRYRQQSLVRGAWMLVSDEIEQARSAHAAGLAIPPLN
- a CDS encoding thioesterase family protein, with translation MNLYFRLIWLFLWRVRHSGNIGFLDTSSISYRALPTDCDINFHLTNSRYPAFMDLARTYMLADMGLLKKFLKLKWMPIVNAAEFTYIKDIKPLAKFTIDTKLVGWDEKYFYIEQRFVSERGLHCIAHLRGVFVCDRRQVPIETLVTAANYHGPAPELPPEVVKWKEFLQVKKQQNT
- the prlC gene encoding oligopeptidase A, whose product is MSNPLLSNTDLPQFSKIKPEHIQPAIEQAIEDCRRLVEQVVSGTEQFTWANLVAPLEAADDRLSKMWSPISHMNSVLSTEEWRAAHDACLPLLSDYGTWIGQHQGLYQAYKALHQSPQFAQLSKAQQTSIEHSLRDFELSGIGLDDAGKKRYGEIAKRLSEITSQFSNQLLDATEAWQKQIVDETLLAGLPESAIAAAKAMAEEKELSGWVFTLDFPSYMPVMTYSDNRDLRQEMYSAYVTRASDQGPFAGQYDNSALMDEIVALRHELANLLGFANYAEKSLATKMADTPEQVISFLNELALRSKAQGQADLAELKSFAAQTYGVTELASWDLSYYAEKLQEHKYEISQEELRLYFPEDKVLSGLFFTVSQLFGLRIEEQKDVDKWHKDVRFFHIYDASNILRGSFYLDLYARSGKRGGAWMDECKVRRLDGEQLQLPVAYLTCNFNAPVDGKPALFTHDEVTTLFHEFGHGIHHMLTKIEVGGVSGINGVPWDAVELPSQFMENWCWSKEALVEISGHYQTGEPLPQVMLDKMLAAKNFQSAMMMLRQIELSLFDFRLHYEYDPAQGAKVQAVLDDVRKQVAVVFPPAFNRFQHSFAHIFAGGYAAGYYSYKWAEVLSADAFSRFEDEGIFNPHTGADFLTHILEMGGSEEPMELFTRFRGREPSIDALLRHSGIIETQD